Proteins from one Rosa chinensis cultivar Old Blush chromosome 7, RchiOBHm-V2, whole genome shotgun sequence genomic window:
- the LOC112177918 gene encoding uncharacterized protein LOC112177918 gives MLKLREQEALENKKLWRINSHLYFISCPEGGISEGKPSKISVSVISSISEVSSSDWDACSLDATGADKYNPFLTHAFLSSLEQSGSAVKETGWNPSLIVAKDANENTLGVVPLYLKSHSYGEFVFDHSWADAYYSFGSRYYPKLQCCVPFTPVTGPRILVRNTLFKDQVFDIIVSALKDLTAKYQISSLHISDITFPSEKEWDKLNEKGFLQRIGMQYHWKNRNYKNFDEFLMDMKQSKRKNIRQERKKVGPFIMI, from the exons ATGTTGAAACTAAGAGAACAAGAAGCTTTAGAGAACAAGAAGCTTTGGAGGATAAATTCTCACTTGTATTTTATATCTT GCCCAGAG gGAGGAATCTCAGAGGGGAAGCCTAGTAAGATATCGGTTTCAGTCATTTCTTCAATCTCTGAGGTCTCATCCTCTGACTGGGATGCGTGCAGTTTGGATGCTACCGGCGCTGATAAATATAACCCATTTCTTACTCATGCTTTTCTTTCAAGCTTGGAACAGTCGGGTTCTGCAGTCAAG GAAACAGGATGGAATCCAAGCCTTATCGTTGCCAAGGATGCAAATGAAAATACTTTAGGTGTTGTTCCACTTTATCTTAAA AGTCATTCTTATGGTGAATTTGTTTTTGATCATTCCTGGGCTGATGCATACTATAGTTTTGGGTCAAGATATTATCCAAAGTTACAATGTTGTGTCCCTTTTACTCCAGTAACTGGCCCAAGGATTTTAGTACGGAATACCTTGTTCAAAGATCAAGTTTTTGACATCATAGTTTCTGCTCTTAAGGATCTGACGGCCAAG TACCAGATTTCATCACTGCACATTAGTGACATTACCTTCCCATCTGAAAAGGAGTGGGACAAACTGAATGAAAAGGGGTTTCTACAAAGAATTGGAATGCAGTACCATTGGAAAAATCGTAATTATAAAAA TTTTGATGAGTTCTTGATGGACATGAAGCAAAGTAAAAGGAAAAATATTCGTCAAGAGCGGAAGAAGGTTGGTCCTTTTATCATG aTCTAA
- the LOC112177916 gene encoding chromatin remodeling protein SHL, with the protein MGFSNGCSVGDYVLSKAEHGKIPHIVRIHQICIRCGDVSREVHLKVQWFYRPEDTQMKRVSFNGKNELYMTNHYDYDVPADNILDICIVHSFKSYTELPDVNENVFFTRYTYDHVPKKVEDADVDVYVAFLLF; encoded by the coding sequence ATGGGTTTCTCAAATGGTTGTTCAGTTGGGGATTATGTGCTGTCGAAGgctgaacatggtaaaattccACATATTGTTCGGATTCATCAAATATGTATCAGGTGTGGAGATGTATCTCGAGAAGTGCATTTGAAAGTGCAGTGGTTCTATAGGCCTGAGGATACTCAAATGAAGCGTGTATCCTTCAACGGAAAGAATGAGCTCTATATGACTAATCATTATGATTATGATGTCCCAGCTGACAACATTCTTGACATTTGTATTGTCCACTCTTTTAAAAGCTACACAGAATTACCGGATGTAAATGAGAATGTTTTCTTCACTAGATATACATACGACCATGTGCCTAAGAAGGTTGAAGATGCAGATGTTGATGTGTACGtggcttttcttttgttttaa